Within Enterobacter sp. RHBSTW-00175, the genomic segment TTATGATAAAAGCGAAAAGAAATTCATAATCAAGATTGACAGTTTTATTCCATTTGTGGACTTTAGTGTAGATGACGCACTGGAAATGTTAGCTGAAGGGTTTAACAAAAATAAGATAATCAACTCTAGAATCAACACGCCTTTCGAGAGAGTTGGTTTTATAAAATCAACTCTTAGCTCAATTGAGGTTTCTAAAATCACTAGGGCAATGCTTAATAACAAAAAAATTCTCTGCAATTACGATTCAGCGTCCAGTAAAAACACAGACAGCAGATTACTCTCTCCACTGGCTATTTTATTTGATGGCAGGAACTGGATTTTCAGGGCTTACCATGAAAACGCCCCGTCACAACCCACTGTTAGATATAAAAATTTTAATTTTTCCAGAGTTATTGATGTTTCTGAAACTAATGAAGATATAGAGAAAGAACATAGTCTTGACTATGACTCATTATGGAAACTTAACCTGCCTGTAGAGCTTGAAATTAATTCGATTCTTAATAAGAATGAAAAGGAACGAGTCGCCAGGGATTTTGGCATTCCTCGAAATGAAAATAAAATATTACTTACAGAAAGGGCAGCGTTAATATGGATAATACTGAATCAATGGATGGTGCATTACAAAGAAAAAGGAGATAATAACATCTTCTATAATTTCGAACTAAAAAATCATGATATGCTTTTTAGGTATGGTGCAATTTCCTGATATTACCTTAAATCTAAAAGCCCGCATAACTGCGGGCCTATCAATTTAATTTCCAATAAAATAATAACCCACTATAATTTATACCCGTTGACCTGCTCCTTGTTGATTGATAAACCGCGATGTTAGCAATGTCCGTTGATCGCTCTTAACTGACTGTCATATTTGGTTGTGTACTGTACGAGAAAGCTGTACAGCGATATGAGCTAATGCAATTAATCACATGGAGTAACTACACATCAATCCCTTCTTGGGGTTGTTTTAATTCCACTGCAGGAACATGACTGTTCGGTGCTCGCCCTGTCTGCGCTCCGCCTCACTCATGTCCCTACAGCGTTACTGTTTTAAAAGCCCCCTACACGGAAAGCCCCATTCCTTTGCAGTGCATTCCCGCTCAAAGCTTATCCATCAAATAACGATGCGCTTTGGATGCCGCGCTGGCGGCCTTGAAAATATAGCGCTTGTCGTTCTTCAGTGCTTTCAGCCAGGAAGCGATATAGCTTTCATGCTGCACCTCTCCAACGATCCCCAGATCCGCCACCAGGAACGCGCTTCCCAGTTCGGCGATCAACTCCTCAAACGCATATCCCTCACTGCCAAACTTCCCTTTCATTTCACGGTTCAGCCGACTTTTTGCCCCGCTCCAGTGAATCAGCTCATGCAGGCCGGTGGCGTAGAAATTGGCAGCATCGGTAAAAAGACAACGTTCCGGTAAACGGATTTCATCGGTTGATGGTGCAAAAAAGGCGTTTTGTCCCTTCTCAATGATGGTTGCACCACTGTTACGGAAAAGCGCTTCCGCACGCGGTAGCGGTTCAAAGGTCTCTGCCGGACAAACGGCTTCGTCACTTAGAGGCAAACCATCAATTTGCTCAACATTAAACACGGTGAACGTCTTCAGCATCGGGATATAGTCAGTTTCTCCGTCGTCATTTTCCTTTTCCAGCGTGGTATAGAAAATGGCGGTAGTGCCGTTTTCTCCCTTGCGTACCTGCCCGCCTTCCGCTTGCGCCTGTTTGTAAGTCATCCAGCGTGAATCCTTGAATCCCTGTTCTGACGCACTGCTCCACAACAACATGATATTCATTCCACTGTAAGCCATACCAGTTGAGTAATTTGAAGGCAATCCTGACATACCCGGTACGCGCTGCCACGGGCAGGACCATGGCTTAACGCCCGTTTCAAGGGCAGAAATAATGCTGTCAGTAACCGTCTGATAAATATCGGTTTTGCTTTTGGAAAATTTCGTTTTTGAGGAGCCTGACGGGTCCAGCGGGGATACGCTGGTCGCCGCTGCGGTGTTAGGGGCGCTAGCCTGGGTATGCAGGGAAATAGTCATGGTTTTTTCTCCGTCAGTGGTGTGATTTTCGTCTTCGTATCGCCTGACGGTTCGCTTTCCCGGCATCGTTCCGACCTGCAAGGGCGCAGAATGCGTGCTATTTACCCTTGCGGGACGGGTTGTGTTGGGAAACGATTAACCGGAAGCAGATACGAGGAACGGAAATCACGCGGGAGATAAAATCTGATCGGCATAACCAGGCGTAGCGCCCCTTGGTTAGCGGCGGTGAAATGAGTTTGGAGTTTGGGGTTTTGATTTAACGGTATTAGTTCAGACCTGAACTGTCAGTCGGTTTTAAAGAGTAGCGGACTTCATAATCCTGTTTTTAATCATTACGCAACGGCTACAACCGGTATACTCGCTCTGGATATCCGATATTCCCATGCAGGGGACCGGACTGCTGCCGTACTACAAATCCCAATGAAAGAGAGATATAGCGAGCGGCTGATTAAGGGTGGTAGTATTAAAATACTCACCGCTTGAACCTAACCGTCAGCCAGTAATATTTTGCGCTGAATCACACCCCTCACCCCTGAAACCTATAACCTATAACCTACGGAATAATATTATTATTTTATCAAGCGCTCTTGCGGCGTTTTCCACTTCAGCAACCTTTCAATCGCCGTATCCTCTGACAGGAACTGGCGAGCCAGTTCTAGCCGTTTCATAACCTGCACCTTTTGCTCAACATCAAGCGTTGCCGCATCTGATTCTGCTTCGTGAAAGAACTGTTCCAGCCGTTTATCTTCAGCCCACTGAACCATAATAGATTTGAGCTCGGCACGGCTGGCACGGTAAGCTTCCTGTTCCCGACCTATCCGCTCCTTTTCAAGATATATGGCTAATTCCAGCTCACGCTGGGCACACCGCTCCTCAGCTTTGATTCTGGCCTCTTCTAGCTGCTTTGAAATTAGCGGAACAGCCTCCTGCATCGCCGAAATCATCTTAGGGATCTGGCTAATTAACCCGCACTGTTTCGTCTGACGGAACTGTACCAACCATTCTGAGTAAGAATAAGGCGAGTAAAGCTGCAACAGAAATCGCCCGGTAGGTAGAGTATGTTTTGATACGTGTCTCAAAGACTCACTATTTTTCCCCCGAATCCACCGTCCCATCTGTTCATCACGAATATAGCGGTTTTTGACTTTTTTCGCTGGAACATACTCCGTCATTTCAGCAAGATTAAACGCAAAGTACATATCACCGACACAAATAATACTTGGCGTATAAGGCCGCCATAAATTCTCCCAGCGATATCCTCCCGCTTTTAGATCTTCCTTAATATCAATATCCGCACGATGTAGTTTTTCTCCCGGAGTATCCAGCATTACCCGATAACCCTTTTTCCCCAGAGCTTCAATGAACCGGCTCAGGAACTCAATTGCGTGCTCAAATCCCGTATCAGAAACGTTGAGATCCAGTAATTTCTTTTTCGCAGGTTTATAATAGCCATCTTCTGTAACCGAAGAGACTGGCAGATACGTTTTGAGATCATTTATCAATCCATAGCCATTACTCGTAACAGAAGCTTGCTTTGGGGCGACTGAATATGCTGATTTTGATACCGTAATGGCAGGAAATTGCATTGATGAATTGTCATTCTCGCGTACCTTTTCCGCCTTACCCTTTCTCAGAGCGGGCAGAGCTGGAATTGCAGGTGCAGTCCCATTCGCAAGTGCCTTCCAGTAACCGGCAAGCGGCCTGGGTATCCGCATTTCACTGCATCGTTTTGCCAGTAACTCAGTACTGATGTCATACAACACAGTTATACGTTCCGCGGGCTCCCTCCAGACCAAGTGATACAGCGTTTCCCGATCCTGGGGCAAAGTCTGCGCGGCATCGTGTGGATTAATCTCTGACATTGCGTCCCCCTCCTATAGGGTACATTATCAGAAATCTTTGCCTGTTGGTGATTGAAAGAAATCTGAGCGGCTTCCCATTGATTGGCGCGACTGAAACTGAGCGGAAGAGATTGACGCCATTTTGCAAGATACGTGGTAAAGCGCTGACGATGGGTTCTTTCAATAAGCCGATTTCGAATCGGGAAAATCTTGTCGTTATCAGAACTGATTGATCGGGAGAAGCGCCGTGGGGCTATATGAGAAGTGGTGTGAGTCCATTAAAGATAATGACGAACGCAAGTATTACTGGACGTATGTCGAGAAGGACGGCGGCCGCGATGATATCCGCGAGGACCTTGCTGAGACCATTCGCTCGCACTACGACCGACTTGAACGCATCGCCGATGACGTAGGGCGACTAGGATACAAGGTTGCTGCCAAGATCCTCAGCGAGGCAATGCCTAATACCCCCAAGGGCCGCTCTGGCGACCTCGG encodes:
- a CDS encoding WYL domain-containing protein, with translation MTDKSFTDILKNDQNLALRLAFIDFLLLYKGQFSRLDITKEFDVSEITATRIIAEYNSLRENNFDYDKSEKKFIIKIDSFIPFVDFSVDDALEMLAEGFNKNKIINSRINTPFERVGFIKSTLSSIEVSKITRAMLNNKKILCNYDSASSKNTDSRLLSPLAILFDGRNWIFRAYHENAPSQPTVRYKNFNFSRVIDVSETNEDIEKEHSLDYDSLWKLNLPVELEINSILNKNEKERVARDFGIPRNENKILLTERAALIWIILNQWMVHYKEKGDNNIFYNFELKNHDMLFRYGAIS
- a CDS encoding ArdC family protein; the encoded protein is MTISLHTQASAPNTAAATSVSPLDPSGSSKTKFSKSKTDIYQTVTDSIISALETGVKPWSCPWQRVPGMSGLPSNYSTGMAYSGMNIMLLWSSASEQGFKDSRWMTYKQAQAEGGQVRKGENGTTAIFYTTLEKENDDGETDYIPMLKTFTVFNVEQIDGLPLSDEAVCPAETFEPLPRAEALFRNSGATIIEKGQNAFFAPSTDEIRLPERCLFTDAANFYATGLHELIHWSGAKSRLNREMKGKFGSEGYAFEELIAELGSAFLVADLGIVGEVQHESYIASWLKALKNDKRYIFKAASAASKAHRYLMDKL